The Zingiber officinale cultivar Zhangliang chromosome 10A, Zo_v1.1, whole genome shotgun sequence genome contains a region encoding:
- the LOC122026639 gene encoding formin-like protein 20 — translation MVGGSWNPPLTFPSMLLLAAAVVCLMVVAVEHDVTVATPPDAQLKCACDSCGCTQSPPPPPPPPIWSEPYYCPPPPAPPAPYFYIVGSPANLYPYDSSFEPSSASRSSYAGAAPVVVLGVAWAFALVIN, via the coding sequence ATGGTAGGAGGTAGCTGGAATCCGCCGCTCACGTTTCCGTCCATGTTGCTTCTGGCGGCCGCCGTGGTTTGCCTAATGGTCGTCGCGGTGGAACACGACGTCACCGTTGCGACTCCGCCCGACGCTCAGTTGAAGTGCGCCTGCGACTCCTGCGGTTGCACCCAGagccctccgccgccgccgccgccgccaattTGGTCAGAGCCGTACTACTGCCCGCCTCCGCCTGCGCCACCGGCGCCATATTTTTACATAGTGGGGTCGCCGGCCAACCTGTACCCGTATGATTCGTCATTCGAGCCCTCAAGTGCTAGCCGGAGTAGTTATGCCGGGGCGGCGCCGGTCGTCGTCCTCGGCGTCGCCTGGGCGTTTGCGCTGGTGATCAATTAA